The following are encoded together in the Phocoena sinus isolate mPhoSin1 chromosome 11, mPhoSin1.pri, whole genome shotgun sequence genome:
- the LOC116762119 gene encoding basic salivary proline-rich protein 2-like yields MQGFPIFETLHFSEPEPFPGPLRWEGEKPRGPRAPSDGSFKEKPPPPPSQPRPAVKFTGRIGTRDPEAEGRLAGVRRRGPRSPALPSHSPRPLRFRGADPGPGRFVPPRARSRRRPTKLPLCPAASAGPDDVSLRDRPGGAQHGLLRPLAAEGGRARLGTPPNRGGPFTEPFPQAQRAADPYVQVPCLELGAHPTGTPALSSAAPSSSNARAFPIASWKALH; encoded by the exons ATGCAG GGTTTCCCCATCTTTGAGACCCTCCACTTCTCTGAGCCAGAGCCCTTCCCTGGACCTCTCAGATGGG AAGGGGAGAAGCCGAGGGGCCCTAGGGCACCCTCTGACGGCTCCTTTAAGGAgaagcccccgcccccaccaagcCAGCCGCGCCCCGCCGTCAAGTTTACGGGGCGGATCGG GACTCGGGACCCCGAGGCCGAGGGGAGACTGGCAGGTGTGCGGAGGCGGGGTCCCAGGTCCCCGGCCCTACCCTCCCACTCGCCCCGCCCTCTCCGCTTCCGCGGCGCCGACCCCGGCCCAGGCCGCTTTGTCCCGCCGAGGGCGCGGAGCCGCCGCCGCCCTACAAAGCTGCCTTTGTGCCCGGCGGCCTCCGCAGGACCCGATGACGTCAGCCTCCGCGACCGGCCCGGCGGGGCCCAGCACGGGCTGCTGCGCCCTCTGGCGGCCGAAGGCGGAAGAGCTCGCCTGGGAACCCCGCCCAACAGAGGAGGGCCTTTTACCGAGCCCTTCCCACAGGCTCAGAGGGCTGCAGACCCCTATGTCCAGGTGCCTTGCCTGGAGTTAGGGGCTCACCCCACAGGCACCCCGGCCCTGTCATCTGCTGCTCCCTCCTCCAGCAATGCACGAGCATTTCCCATAGCCTCATGGAAGGCTCTGCACTGA